The proteins below come from a single Spirochaetota bacterium genomic window:
- a CDS encoding endo-1,4-beta-xylanase produces the protein MNLYTRIVSLCAAAILVNSVVAAPVSEIPYLTKNESFWRAWLPGVIRPDAGTIEITMRVDKPISEFGNSWEYVLDIPPGSTLKKSGVSLLGLTSIPLPGKGITAVMRTGESTYYANIPDLRVEPGKKINLAISWGSALTLYVNGEQAARTPMKDTPPESVWPDHLRMPRYSPWNPQAVRVSTIERAGGQLASDPESAFVRDDNTSLVANDLSKPSQLFHTAWHTEKAVALIKPVFRPEKQCDIVGERPVFPVVAVNRSAAPKTVQIDLSVTSLSGMEPKSSHFTIDLPTDTSAQVHELPLTGLENQSYYTITYRIRGEGVPDINGVSQTAVFPRDRKEKEGAMSRFYGVHHENHFAPEVWAKIDSRTSRAWAGGNVFLWWKVEPVEGEFNWKEADAYVRECQSAGMEVLGVLGYPSRWAAADPGEEHKAKKGFYCPLPSHWKPASMTAWARYVRETVRHFKGRVKYWEIYNEINFRPPSFPCALAGATTEEYLELQKIAFQEAKAADSDCMVTSSGFSADADKSLPVDFIRLGGAAFCDIYNVHGYSGVEGAAPFVKPFMAAKPGAPIWQTEHMWFTMTDQKKRVYLDVAWPIFFAEAGYSRFFNMGVIGVFFDRITLSPNLDQYVIGVFQNEMYPCETFAGRISFVGDTLFDLRHQFRRTDGTMLTVLGSETTANEVYLAETPKRIRDLFGHPVPVTAEEGGVRLLITNVAYVVSDTSVKVRKIIAKSRMNLMVNGQFEEVDGDVAMAGIETGKARHFILHEKTYDPEGWIRLTGKARNGSYAMQVHSSGKGRVVILQETSVPKAGTYVLSGYFRRLSGDAKPYLFLGNRDTKEYPQKIMEDAGADFRRLSMEVTLPAKNILPLAICWGIASGAGDVLVDDVAFEPKIP, from the coding sequence ATGAACCTTTACACCCGCATCGTGAGCCTGTGCGCGGCAGCCATCTTGGTAAATTCCGTGGTTGCCGCTCCGGTGTCCGAGATTCCCTATCTCACGAAAAATGAAAGCTTTTGGCGAGCATGGCTTCCCGGGGTGATCCGTCCTGATGCCGGGACCATCGAGATCACGATGCGCGTCGACAAGCCCATCAGCGAGTTCGGTAACTCCTGGGAATATGTTCTTGACATACCCCCAGGGAGTACCTTGAAAAAAAGTGGGGTCTCTTTGCTAGGATTAACGTCTATCCCGCTTCCAGGCAAAGGAATCACCGCGGTAATGCGGACGGGCGAGAGCACCTACTACGCCAACATACCTGACTTGCGGGTTGAGCCGGGAAAAAAAATCAATCTCGCCATCTCCTGGGGCTCCGCTCTTACCTTATATGTCAATGGCGAACAGGCGGCGCGCACACCCATGAAGGACACCCCGCCCGAGAGCGTCTGGCCAGACCATCTGCGTATGCCCCGGTACAGTCCATGGAACCCTCAGGCGGTTCGCGTCTCCACCATCGAGCGGGCCGGCGGACAATTAGCGTCCGATCCCGAGTCCGCATTCGTCCGTGACGACAACACATCCCTCGTCGCCAACGACCTCTCCAAGCCATCACAGCTTTTCCATACGGCGTGGCATACTGAAAAGGCTGTAGCACTGATCAAACCGGTGTTCCGTCCGGAGAAGCAATGCGACATCGTGGGCGAACGGCCGGTTTTCCCGGTGGTAGCAGTCAACCGTTCGGCCGCTCCCAAAACCGTCCAGATCGATTTGAGCGTCACGTCTCTTTCCGGAATGGAACCAAAATCCAGTCATTTCACGATTGACCTGCCGACTGACACCAGCGCCCAAGTTCACGAACTGCCTCTCACGGGACTGGAAAATCAGAGCTATTACACCATAACCTACCGCATCCGCGGCGAAGGCGTCCCCGACATCAACGGAGTCAGCCAGACAGCGGTGTTTCCAAGAGACCGGAAAGAAAAAGAAGGTGCAATGTCCCGCTTTTACGGAGTACATCATGAGAACCATTTCGCACCCGAGGTGTGGGCCAAGATAGACAGCCGCACCAGTCGCGCTTGGGCCGGAGGAAATGTGTTTCTCTGGTGGAAAGTGGAGCCGGTGGAGGGAGAGTTCAATTGGAAGGAGGCCGATGCTTATGTGCGGGAATGCCAGTCTGCCGGCATGGAGGTCCTGGGCGTCCTCGGGTATCCCTCTCGCTGGGCAGCCGCCGATCCAGGAGAGGAGCACAAGGCGAAGAAAGGTTTTTATTGCCCGCTTCCTTCGCACTGGAAACCGGCCAGCATGACCGCCTGGGCTCGTTATGTCCGCGAAACCGTGAGGCATTTCAAGGGGCGGGTGAAATACTGGGAGATATACAACGAGATCAATTTCCGTCCTCCTTCCTTCCCTTGCGCCTTAGCCGGCGCTACCACCGAGGAATATCTGGAATTGCAAAAGATCGCATTCCAGGAAGCTAAGGCCGCCGATTCCGACTGCATGGTGACCAGCAGCGGCTTTTCCGCCGATGCAGATAAATCCCTGCCGGTGGATTTTATCCGCTTGGGGGGCGCCGCATTCTGCGACATATACAACGTGCACGGCTATAGCGGAGTGGAGGGTGCCGCCCCCTTCGTGAAACCATTCATGGCGGCCAAGCCAGGGGCGCCCATTTGGCAGACCGAGCATATGTGGTTCACGATGACGGATCAGAAAAAACGAGTGTACTTAGATGTGGCTTGGCCGATTTTCTTCGCCGAGGCGGGATACTCCCGCTTTTTCAACATGGGTGTGATAGGAGTATTCTTTGACCGTATCACCCTCTCTCCCAACCTGGATCAATATGTAATCGGTGTCTTCCAGAATGAAATGTATCCGTGCGAAACATTCGCCGGACGTATCAGCTTCGTGGGCGACACCCTTTTCGACTTGCGTCACCAGTTCCGCCGAACAGACGGTACGATGCTCACCGTTCTTGGATCGGAAACCACGGCTAATGAGGTGTATCTGGCGGAAACGCCGAAACGCATCCGGGATCTCTTTGGCCACCCTGTACCCGTGACCGCCGAGGAAGGCGGTGTCCGTCTGCTGATCACCAATGTAGCCTATGTGGTATCGGACACTTCCGTAAAGGTACGCAAGATCATCGCCAAATCGCGGATGAACCTGATGGTCAATGGGCAATTTGAGGAGGTTGATGGCGATGTGGCAATGGCCGGCATCGAAACGGGAAAGGCGCGGCATTTCATCCTCCACGAAAAAACCTATGATCCGGAAGGTTGGATTCGTCTGACCGGCAAAGCCCGTAACGGTTCCTACGCCATGCAGGTTCATTCCTCAGGTAAAGGACGAGTGGTAATCTTGCAGGAAACCTCGGTGCCTAAGGCCGGAACATATGTGCTGAGCGGCTACTTTCGCCGCCTTTCGGGTGACGCTAAACCCTACCTGTTCCTCGGCAATCGGGACACCAAAGAATATCCACAGAAAATAATGGAGGACGCAGGAGCCGACTTTCGCCGCCTTTCAATGGAGGTGACACTGCCAGCCAAGAACATCCTCCCACTGGCCATCTGCTGGGGCATCGCCTCCGGGGCAGGTGATGTGCTTGTGGACGATGTGGCCTTCGAACCCAAGATACCCTAA
- a CDS encoding SDR family NAD(P)-dependent oxidoreductase, with protein MRFEGKTAAVTGAGHGIGRAIAERFAKEGAHVAALDIHKLNLGETSGAIRKAGGTVFELVVDITKADEVKAAVEKIIADFGKIDILINCAGGGFQTGIDFKDMAAGAWQWVFDLNVNGTLNLTHCVVPHMIERKYGKIVNFTSIASKVGLPKRAIYSATKGAIEAFTKTLAMELGPFNINVNSVAPGNIDYAPKPPPTNGTWLGRCGTPDEVAALVAFLSSDEAAFITGADYLIDGGRVLGPKGL; from the coding sequence ATGAGATTTGAAGGAAAGACTGCGGCAGTGACCGGTGCCGGACATGGCATCGGCAGGGCGATCGCAGAGCGGTTCGCCAAAGAGGGAGCGCACGTTGCCGCGCTTGACATACATAAGTTGAATCTGGGTGAGACGTCCGGAGCGATACGCAAAGCCGGCGGGACCGTGTTTGAACTCGTCGTCGATATTACGAAAGCCGATGAGGTCAAAGCAGCCGTAGAAAAGATAATCGCCGACTTCGGAAAGATCGATATACTTATCAACTGCGCTGGCGGCGGTTTTCAGACAGGCATCGATTTCAAGGATATGGCGGCAGGCGCCTGGCAATGGGTATTCGATCTGAACGTCAACGGCACCTTGAACCTCACGCATTGTGTTGTCCCGCATATGATCGAAAGAAAATACGGCAAGATCGTGAACTTCACTTCGATCGCCTCGAAAGTCGGGCTCCCGAAACGGGCTATCTACTCCGCGACGAAAGGTGCGATCGAAGCCTTCACGAAAACACTTGCGATGGAGCTCGGACCATTCAATATAAACGTGAACAGTGTCGCGCCGGGAAATATCGACTACGCGCCGAAGCCGCCGCCCACCAACGGCACCTGGCTTGGACGCTGCGGGACGCCTGATGAGGTCGCTGCATTGGTCGCGTTCCTGTCGTCGGACGAAGCTGCGTTCATAACAGGCGCTGATTATCTTATCGACGGCGGCCGTGTACTGGGACCAAAAGGCTTATGA